The uncultured Bacteroides sp. genome includes the window GTGACAAACGGAATTGAAATTGTGGCAGAAGTCTCGATTATTTGGGAAAAGAGTTGTAGTACAGCAACCATTCCTCCTATCATTCTTTGTGGTGGCCCAGGTGTAGGCAGAGTTACTCTTCCCGGGTTGGGGTTAGAGATTGGCGGACCGGCTATTAATCTCACTCCCCGCACAATGATTAGAGAAAACCTGATAGGCTTGTTAGACAAAGCACCGTATCCTCTTGCTTCCATTACGGTAACAATCTCTGTTCCTACCGGAGTCGAGATTGCTAAACGCACCTTCAACCCTCGTTTAGGAATAGAGAACGGTATCTCTATCATTGGTACCTCAGGCATTGTGAAACCTTTCTCCTTGGAGGCTTTTGTTAATTCCATCCGCAAGGAGATTGAAGTGGCCAAAGCTACGGGAAGCGAACGTTTGGTTATTAACTCAGGTGCAAAGAGCGAACGTTTTGTTTGCAAGCTTTATCCTGAATTGCCTGCACAAGCTTTTGTGCACTACGGAAACTTTATTGGAGAAACAATTCAAATTGCTGCAGAGCTTTCTATCAGCAAGGTCACGATGGGTATTATGATTGGGAAAGCAGTGAAACTCGCAGAAGGTGCACTGGATACACATAGTAAGAATGTGACGATGAATAAGGTCTTTTTGCAATCAGTAGCTCGCGAAGCCGGATGTACTGCTCAGAGCATCGATTCCATCGACAAGATAACTCTTGCCAGGGAATTGTGGACACTCCTGTCTACTGAAGAACAACCGGCTTTCTTTTCTCTGCTGATACAACATTGCCGGAAGCATGCCGCCCCTCTCTTACCGGATGGAGAACTGACTATTGTGCTACTAACCGAAGGGGGAGAAGTCTTTAAATAACAGCAGGACTATCGTTTTGCTTATGAGGAAGTTCGGTAAGGAAACGCTCCACAACTTCCAGCATTTCTTCGATGGAATCTACAGTAACGGTTTCATTATTAGGCGTATGAAGTACATATACACTATCTTTCAACTCTCCCGTTTCTATAAAAAAGTCCGATTCAATCGTTCTACTTGCCAAAATGCCGTTCCGTTGCAATGCCTTTCGGGCCATCGCATACTTTTGTCCGTGTCCCGCCAGTCGCAACTCATGGGTATACATATTGTCTACCCGAAACAATCCCGTTTCCCGATCAAACATAATTCCCTTACGGGCAAAGAAATTGCTCAGACTCCCGTTCAGAGATAAATCTTCCGGAGTACCTATAGCCATCCCGTTTGTTTTATCCATCAACCAAATCTTATCCGCCACTTGCAACGCCAGTTCCAAGTCGTGTGTAGAGAGAAAAATTGTTTTACCCGTTTGCCTGCTCAGGTGGTGTAACAGTTGCATCATTTCCACTTTACTCGGAAAATCAAGAAAAGCCGTCGGTTCATCGAGAAAAATAATCGGAGTCTCTTGTGCCAGTGCTTTGGCAATCATCACCTTCTGTCGCTCGCCGTCACTCAGTGTGTGTACCATCCTGTGTATCAGCTCTTCCACTTTCACCATGGCCACCGAACGCTTCACTACTTCCTTATCCTCCTTACTCAGCTTGCCCCAGAAACCCGTATACGGACTCCTTCCCAAACCCACCAACTCTTCTACCGTCATGTTGCGCACACTGCATTTATCCGTCAGCACCACACTAATCACGGTCGATAACTCACTGTCCGTATAGTCGGTAATATCCTTTCCCTCAATCAGAATCTGTCCGCTCAGTTTAGGTTGAAAAGCCGATAATGTGCGTAGCAACGTCGATTTTCCCACTCCGTTGGCACCGAGTAAGCAAGTCAGTTCGCCACTATTAATGCCCGCATCAATATCCGTAGCCACCACTTTGGTGCTACTTTTCTCCACATAACCAATGGAGAGAGAAGCTATACGTATTGTTTCGTTCTTTAGTTTCATTTATTCGTTCAATTCATTTTTTCTTTTCCTGAACAATACCGAAGCCACTATCGGTGCTCCTACCAGAGCTGTTACCGAATTGATGGGCAATGCCCCTTCAAACCCCGGCATACGTGCTATCAGATTGCATACCAGTGCCAGCGAAGCTCCTACCAGAAGCACGGCAGGCATAAGAATACGGTGATCGGAAGTATGGAAAATAGCCCGCGAAAGATGAGGAACCGCCAGCCCCAGAAACATAATCGGTCCGCAGTAAGCCGTTACGATGGCAACCAAAACGCCCGAACAGGTAATGACCAATACCCGTGCCCGTTTAATGTTCAATCCCAGGTTACGGGCATAACCCTCTCCCAGCAACATCAGGTTTAGTGTCTTTATCAACAAAAAAGAGAGAGGAATAAGCACCACCATGATGCAAACAAACAAAATCATCTGATCACCCGATACACGTGCAAAGCTCCCCAGCCCCCAGATCACGTACGCCCTTATATCCTCTTCCACGCTAAAGTACTTCAACACCCCGATAATAGCACTTGCCACATACCCTATCATCACACCGATAATCAGCAACGTTACATTCCCTTTCACCTTTTGCGATACATATACAATCAACGCCATCACAGAAAGAGCCCCTATTATGGCAGCCAGTGAAAGAGCTACCTCACCGAAATATCCCAGACTGCTAAGAGCCACTCCTCCCAAACAACCCGAGAACAATACCACAAATGCTACTCCCATACTGGCTCCCGCACTGATACCCAATACCGAAGGCCCCGCCAACGGATTACGAAATACCGTCTGCATCTGCAATCCGCTAATTGATAAGCCCGCTCCTGCAACCAGTGCCGTGAGTGCCTGTGGTACCCGCGATTTCAACACAATGTTCTGCCAGATAATCGGTTCCTGCTTCCCCCCGAACAAAATCCTTGTAATGGAATCAAGCGGAATATCCACCGAACCAAGTAACAGATTTAGTAAGAAGAATAAGAATATAGATGCCACGATAAGCGACATAAGAAGTGCAGTATGTCGTTTCATTCACTCTTATTTTAGTAATTCATAATACGTAGGTGTGTGTCCTGTCAGCAAGTCGGGGTGAAACACTTTTATCAGATCCGCCAGAACAACTTCAGGTTCGGTAGGCATACTCTCATAGAACGGTCTTTGCTGCATGTTGCAATAAATCACCTTCTTCTCACGAAACGCCCTGAAATCGGCATAACGCACATCCTCTGTCTTTAGTGCTTCGTAAGAATATGTTCCGTCGAAACTATTCACAATACGCCAATAGTCCGCATTCTCCGCCTGACTGTATACCGTTTCAAAATCAAGCATTACTCCACCCGATCTCGGATCATCTTTTAAAAAGTAGTCGGCCCCCGCATCCCGAAACAGTTGAGCCAGAAAACTCTTTCCACCCACTGCATACCAGTTACCCCCGCGCAACTCACCGCTAAATACCACCGGACGCTTTTTTACTTTGTCCGTCAACTCTTTCAGTTGGTTATATCGTTTCTCAATGGTCATAAATTTCCGGTTGGCCTCCGCTTCCAGTCCCGTAAACAAAGCAATGAACTTTATCCATTCCGCCTGTCCCAGCGGAGTCATCTCCTTGTAACCCAGGTGCGGTACCAACGGAATGCCCACTTCGCGCATAGCATCATATCCTCCCCGCTTAAACGGCGATATAAAGATCACATCCGGATTCACCCCCATAATCACCTCATTATCGAAGTTCCCCTCTATACCTATCTTTTGAGTCATTCCACTCTTCAAACGCCCGTTCATCTCTTTATTGAATAAATGCCTGGAGCTCGTTATACCCACCACAAACTTCAGCGCATCCAGCTTTATGAAGTTAGACAGTTGCAGAGACGTCATGCAAATCACCCGTCGCACCGGTGTTTCAATCACCGTATAGTCCGCCGGAATGCCCGACGGCTTCGTACCTCTCGGCACCAACGCAAAATGATAAGCGCGGCTCCCCTTCTTCTGAGGGTCCCGCACATCCAGCAGGCAGTAATTGCCCGTATAAGTCACCCTGAATCCTTTGGCATATTTCGGCACGATGTGCGTACTCAGCGTATCTGCACCCATTTCCGTTTGAGCTGACGTTGAGTCTCCGTTATTTTTTGATTTCGAATGGCAACTTGTACAAATCAGGCAAGTAATCAGGCAACAACCCAGAAGAGTTTCTTTCATATTCGGTAAATCTATCTATCACTTATTTTATAGTGAACAAAGATACTCAATTATTCTTGTTTACTACCGATATTTTAAGCACTTTTGCACCTTTAAAAAAGCGTTAAGAACAACCATTATGCATACCCCTATCCTGTTTGTTTCCCTGGGTCCCGGAGACCCCGAACTTATTACCCTTAAAGGCCTCAAAGCCCTGCAGGCAGCCGATTGTGTTTTTTGTCCCGCCACTATAACCCGTAGCGGAAAGCAACTGTCCCGCTCTTCCGATATTGTAAAATCCCTGGGCATATCGGTCGATCATATCTTCCCTTTTCTGCTCCCCATGAGCAAAGACCGTTCGCAGGCTTTTCTGGCCTATGATTCCGTTTATGCCGATGCCATCAACCTCTATCGGCAAGGCAGGCAAGTCGTTATTGTAGCCGAAGGCGATGCCGGATTTTACTCCTCCATCCATTATGTATACGAAAAGCTACAAGCAAATGCCGTTCCCGTAGAGCAGATAGCCGGTATCCCCGCATTCATCGCATCGGGTGCGTTGGCAGGCATGCACATTGTCAGTCAGGAAGAAAAGCTCATGGTACTTCCCGGCAATGTAAGTGCCGATGAATTGGACGATTATCTCAAAGAAGGATTTGTGCTTGTTATCATGAAACTCTCGCAATGCACGCAAGCAGTGCATCAACTCATCTCCCGTAGTTCCTATTACGCTTACCATTACTTTGAAAACGTAGGTACGGAGAAAGAATATTATACCCTAAACGCCGATGAATTGGTAGAAAAAGAATTTCCTTACTTCTCCCTGATGATTATCCGGAAGATATAAAAAAAGCCTGTTCATCGAAGAACAAGCTTTTATCTTTTTGAGCGAAAGACGGGACTCGGACCCGCGACCCTAACCTTGGCAAGGTTATGCTCTACCAACTGAGCTACTTTCGCAATCATACTCTCTGTGATATTGTGATATTAGTGAAGAGAATGAGACTCGAACTCACACGACATAACTGTCACTACCCCCTCAAAGTAGCGCGTCTACCAATTCCGCCATCCCTCCAATACCTCAAATCAATCAAACAGCCTCTTCACCTTAGTGCCCAGAACAAGACTCGAACTTGCACGTCATTGCTAACACTAGTACCTGAAACTAGCGCGTCTACCATTCCGCCACCTGGGCAAGGAGATAGAAACTGTTCTCTGAGCGAAAGACGGGACTCGGACCCGCGACCCTAACCTTGGCAAGGTTATGCTCTACCAACTGAGCTACTTTCGCGATTGCGGATGCAAAGGTAGATATTTTGCGTAAATCTGCAAATAATCCACTTGTTTTTTTAATTCAACTCATTCTATTCCGATAATCCTCGTACGTAAACTGTTTGTAGATTTCCGCTTTCTTTTCTTTCGTCCATAAAGCAATAGCCGGATGATGAATTCCGTTAAACATGTTCGTCTTTACCATCGTATAGTGAATCATGTCCTCAAACACGATGCGCTCTCCTATTTCCGGTTCGTGGTCAAAACTCCAGTCGCCCATGTAGTCACCGCTTAAGCACGAGTTACCCCCCAGTCGATAAACGAACTTTCCTCCGTCATTTCCTGTTTTGGCTCCCTGTACCTCCGGCTGATAAGGCATCTCCAGACAGTCGGGCATGTGGCTGGTAAAGCTTACATTCAGTATGGCTGTTTTTATTCCCCGGCTCTCCACCATATCCACCACCTCTGCGGCTAACACTCCTGTTTGCCACGTAAAGGCCGATCCCAGTTCCATAATAATTCGCAAGTGCGGATAGCGGCTTTTCAGGCCACGCAGCAACGTCATCAAATGTTCTGTATTGTAATCCTTCCGGGTCATTAAATGTCCGCCCCCTAAGTTCAGCCATTCTATTTGCGAAAACCACCCTGCGAACTTCGCTTCCAGATGCATTAAAGTCTCCTCCAACTCATAAGAGGAAGACTCACAAAGCGTGTGGCAGTGAAAGCCCTTTACTCCTTGCGGCAACACCTCCGGTAGCAGATCCGCCGTAATGCCGAAACGTGTGCCCGGTGCGCACGGATTGTAAAGCTCCGTTTCCACCGTCGAATACTCCGGATTAATACGTATCCCGCAAGAAATCTCCTTCCCTTCCGTCATCGGATAAAAACGACGAAACTGTGCTAACGAGTTAAATGTAATGTGACTGCTGCACCGCATAATCTCCGGAAAATCCTGTTCCGTATAAGCCGGAGAGTACGTATGCGCCTTACTGCCAAACTCCTCGAATGCCAGTCGTGCTTCGTATACCGAGCTAGCCGTACAATGATCTATATATTCCCTGAAGATGGGAAACGAACGCCACATGGCGAATGATTTGAAAGCGAGAATAATCTCTATTCCTGTTTTGTCTTTTACACTTTTTATAAGGCTGAGGTTCTTTCTCAGCAACTCTTCTTCCATGATATAACAAGGCGAAGGGAATTGACTAAAATCTATCATTACTGCGTCTTAAAGATTGAGTTTATATGTATATAATTTGCTTGATGGTATCCTCGCAGGCATCTACAAATATCCCCGGTTCGGGTAGAGGCAAGCGGTTGAAGAGTTCCTTTTTACCTGATGTACAAATCTCCTGCAGGCACAGTTGGCTTATGGGTTCTTCCCTTAAAGGTATTTTCTCCACCGATCTGCAACTTAACGCTGTTTTTCCCAGAAAGGTGGTTGTTTCTATTTTGCCAAACAATATATGTTGTGTGGTGTCTACCAGTAGCAGATTTCTTTCCGTCTTTCCGTTTCTGAACAGAAAGATATACTCCCAGTACAGCTTAGAAGCCCTAAGCAGTATATCATTATACAACTCTTCGGCATAGGAACTTTGCTTTCCCGGCGTGAAGTTGATCCGGCAAATGATACCCGGCCTAACCTTCTTAATGTTGTTATTCGCCATTATCGGTGGAAACAGAATCGTCTCTTCCCTGCCGTTTAATTCCAGTGAATAACTACATTCCGGTTTACAATCCTGCCAATCCGTTATGCAATTCAAAAAAGAATCTGCTACCGTTATCTCCAGGCTAATGGTATCTTTTTCATCCGGCTCCATTCCGCTAAATGTAATCAGATCCCATTCTCCCCAGCCTATGGGGCGTATAATCCATCCTTTTCTGTTAAGTAGTACAACTGTTTCGGGTAAAATATTTATTTCGATTCCCCGGCATGTATTATTTTTAAAAAATTCATGCTGTATTCTCAAATGCCATATTACCTTCATCTTTCCCACTACATTACATTCTATTTAGGTCTGTGTTCACAAAAGAATAAATAATAATTCATTTATGCAATTCTATTCCATCAAATTATGCAATTGCATTAATAAAGCGACTAAATATATACTTATGCCTAATGCAAAAACTGTTAAATAAAAACTGAATCTACAAAAAAAGTTTTTATTTTACTTACTTTTGTAATCAGAAACGACAAAGCAATTGTTTTTTAATATCAACGAAACAGAAATGACTAAACCTGCCTTAACTGTGCTGCTTCTAGCAGCGCTCGTCTCTTCTTTGAGCATCCGTGCACAAGTGGCCAAAGGCCTGACCTATACACTCGAAAGCGGTACTACTTTTTCTTCCGGCACACATGCCCCTTTGTGGCTTTCCGCCAATAAACAAGGGCTCAGCTCCATCAGCAAAGACAACGGATACTTTACCGCAGGCATCTTTCGCCCCATGGATATAGATACGGATAAACGCTTTAGCTATGCCTTCGGGCTTCAACTGGCGGGTGCTTATAATTTCACCTCCTCATTCATTGTGCAACAAGCCTACGTCGACCTCAAGTACCGTAGCATCACTTTCAGTCTGGGTAGTAAAAACCTCGTACCGGAATTTGTTAACCCCACCTTGTCTAGTGGTGCCCTCACCCTGTCCGGCAATGCCCGCCCCATTCCTCAGTTATGGATCGGCCTGGCCGATTACCTCGCCGTTCCCCATACCAACGGATGGCTTTCTTTCCGCGGACACATTGCTTACGGACGTTTCACCGACGGTAAGTGGCAGAAAGATTTCTCCACCCCCAATGCCAAACGCACCGAAGATGTGTTGTATCACTCCAAAGCCTTTTACTTTAAGGTCGGCAATGAGCAACAATTCCCCGTCAATTTTCAGGCAGGGTTGCAGATGGAGACAGAGTTTGGCGGCAAGCAATACGTTAACGGTAACCTCACCCGCCTCCCGTCTAAGTTCAAAGATTATTTAAAGATCATCATCCCTTTGGCCGGAGGCAGTGACTCCCCCGTGAGCGATCAGCTCAATATCGAAGGAAACATCGTAGGCAGTTGGCATGCCTCTCTGGCCTATCACCCCGGAGACTGGAAGTTTCGTGCCTATTACGAACACTACTTCGAAGACCATTCCATGCTTGCTTTCGGCTATCCCTGGCGAGACGGCCTTATAGGACTTGAAGTCACCCTGCCCCAAAACCCCGTAGTTGGTCAGATTCTTTACGAAGGCATGGGCAGCAAAGACCAGACCGGCCCCGATCCTAACGATCCCACCCGTCATCAGGTCAGCGTGCGCGATAACTACTATAACCACAGCATTTACACCGGATGGCAACACTGGGGCATGGGCTTGGGCAGCCCGTTACTCACCTCCCCCATTTATAACACCAATGGTAATCTTTATTTTTATAAC containing:
- a CDS encoding capsule assembly Wzi family protein, which produces MTKPALTVLLLAALVSSLSIRAQVAKGLTYTLESGTTFSSGTHAPLWLSANKQGLSSISKDNGYFTAGIFRPMDIDTDKRFSYAFGLQLAGAYNFTSSFIVQQAYVDLKYRSITFSLGSKNLVPEFVNPTLSSGALTLSGNARPIPQLWIGLADYLAVPHTNGWLSFRGHIAYGRFTDGKWQKDFSTPNAKRTEDVLYHSKAFYFKVGNEQQFPVNFQAGLQMETEFGGKQYVNGNLTRLPSKFKDYLKIIIPLAGGSDSPVSDQLNIEGNIVGSWHASLAYHPGDWKFRAYYEHYFEDHSMLAFGYPWRDGLIGLEVTLPQNPVVGQILYEGMGSKDQTGPDPNDPTRHQVSVRDNYYNHSIYTGWQHWGMGLGSPLLTSPIYNTNGNLYFYNNRVLSNHFGLSGSPTSELSYRLLLTLTRNWGTYDIPIKEFKQTYSLAEITYSPLKLKGWHFTASYGTDRGSLTGNNNGAMFVIRKNGLLLK
- a CDS encoding ABC transporter ATP-binding protein, producing the protein MKLKNETIRIASLSIGYVEKSSTKVVATDIDAGINSGELTCLLGANGVGKSTLLRTLSAFQPKLSGQILIEGKDITDYTDSELSTVISVVLTDKCSVRNMTVEELVGLGRSPYTGFWGKLSKEDKEVVKRSVAMVKVEELIHRMVHTLSDGERQKVMIAKALAQETPIIFLDEPTAFLDFPSKVEMMQLLHHLSRQTGKTIFLSTHDLELALQVADKIWLMDKTNGMAIGTPEDLSLNGSLSNFFARKGIMFDRETGLFRVDNMYTHELRLAGHGQKYAMARKALQRNGILASRTIESDFFIETGELKDSVYVLHTPNNETVTVDSIEEMLEVVERFLTELPHKQNDSPAVI
- a CDS encoding precorrin-2 C(20)-methyltransferase; amino-acid sequence: MHTPILFVSLGPGDPELITLKGLKALQAADCVFCPATITRSGKQLSRSSDIVKSLGISVDHIFPFLLPMSKDRSQAFLAYDSVYADAINLYRQGRQVVIVAEGDAGFYSSIHYVYEKLQANAVPVEQIAGIPAFIASGALAGMHIVSQEEKLMVLPGNVSADELDDYLKEGFVLVIMKLSQCTQAVHQLISRSSYYAYHYFENVGTEKEYYTLNADELVEKEFPYFSLMIIRKI
- a CDS encoding iron ABC transporter permease codes for the protein MKRHTALLMSLIVASIFLFFLLNLLLGSVDIPLDSITRILFGGKQEPIIWQNIVLKSRVPQALTALVAGAGLSISGLQMQTVFRNPLAGPSVLGISAGASMGVAFVVLFSGCLGGVALSSLGYFGEVALSLAAIIGALSVMALIVYVSQKVKGNVTLLIIGVMIGYVASAIIGVLKYFSVEEDIRAYVIWGLGSFARVSGDQMILFVCIMVVLIPLSFLLIKTLNLMLLGEGYARNLGLNIKRARVLVITCSGVLVAIVTAYCGPIMFLGLAVPHLSRAIFHTSDHRILMPAVLLVGASLALVCNLIARMPGFEGALPINSVTALVGAPIVASVLFRKRKNELNE
- the nspC gene encoding carboxynorspermidine decarboxylase; translated protein: MIDFSQFPSPCYIMEEELLRKNLSLIKSVKDKTGIEIILAFKSFAMWRSFPIFREYIDHCTASSVYEARLAFEEFGSKAHTYSPAYTEQDFPEIMRCSSHITFNSLAQFRRFYPMTEGKEISCGIRINPEYSTVETELYNPCAPGTRFGITADLLPEVLPQGVKGFHCHTLCESSSYELEETLMHLEAKFAGWFSQIEWLNLGGGHLMTRKDYNTEHLMTLLRGLKSRYPHLRIIMELGSAFTWQTGVLAAEVVDMVESRGIKTAILNVSFTSHMPDCLEMPYQPEVQGAKTGNDGGKFVYRLGGNSCLSGDYMGDWSFDHEPEIGERIVFEDMIHYTMVKTNMFNGIHHPAIALWTKEKKAEIYKQFTYEDYRNRMS
- a CDS encoding ABC transporter substrate-binding protein translates to MKETLLGCCLITCLICTSCHSKSKNNGDSTSAQTEMGADTLSTHIVPKYAKGFRVTYTGNYCLLDVRDPQKKGSRAYHFALVPRGTKPSGIPADYTVIETPVRRVICMTSLQLSNFIKLDALKFVVGITSSRHLFNKEMNGRLKSGMTQKIGIEGNFDNEVIMGVNPDVIFISPFKRGGYDAMREVGIPLVPHLGYKEMTPLGQAEWIKFIALFTGLEAEANRKFMTIEKRYNQLKELTDKVKKRPVVFSGELRGGNWYAVGGKSFLAQLFRDAGADYFLKDDPRSGGVMLDFETVYSQAENADYWRIVNSFDGTYSYEALKTEDVRYADFRAFREKKVIYCNMQQRPFYESMPTEPEVVLADLIKVFHPDLLTGHTPTYYELLK